The following proteins are encoded in a genomic region of Limanda limanda chromosome 22, fLimLim1.1, whole genome shotgun sequence:
- the LOC132996264 gene encoding E3 ubiquitin-protein ligase TRIM39-like, giving the protein MASAMSADQFRCCICLGSFKNPTSIPCGHNFCLACIKRFWDTGHKSVCPICKEVFKNRPELRINVGLRDITSHFVRSRNHKSKPKPIQKQFSGTNVPCDSCHGDKLPAVQSCLDCRKSFCESHLAPHRREPVLTRHRLTVPGAFTHICGSHHKLLEMFCKDDQTPVCVKCVAKDHRRHSTVPIEKESKRIKTQIRKTEDEFQQMIQTRIKKVEEIRNSVEMCKTQTDREIQTSVQVFTMVISAIEKNQALLIEEIEKKQEAAEERAEELLKELEQEVEELQRRRGELQLLENTEDPFHLLHYFPPLSAPLPSRDWSEVRVHSDLYIGTVRRAFSKLVDTCHDLEKKLSSEEMCKISQHAVDVTLDPVTASSWLLLSTDGKKVSLSTQRRPSLADAPRRFSACVSVLGEQSFTSGRRYWEVQVGDKTDWDLGVARESINTKGAITVRPDSGYWAICRRKGGSLSACTSPCITLQLQETPQKVGIFLDYEEGSVSFYDPDAKTHIYTYSWCSFSEPLYPYFNPCLHDNGKNTAPLVICPVDWIP; this is encoded by the exons ATGGCCTCTGCTATGTCCGCGGATCAGTTCCGCTGCTGCATCTGTTTGGGTTCCTTCAAGAACCCGACCTCCATCCCGTGTGGACACAACTTCTGCCTGGCGTGCATCAAACGCTTCTGGGACACGGGACACAAGTCGGTGTGTCCCATCTGCAAAGAGGTCTTCAAGAACCGCCCAGAGCTCAGGATCAACGTCGGCTTGAGAGACATCACGAGTCATTTCGTGAG GTCTCGGAACCACAAATCGAAACCCAAGCCGATCCAGAAACAATTCTCCGGGACCAACGTCCCCTGCGACAGTTGCCACGGAGACAAGCTACCAGCGGTCCAGTCCTGCCTCGACTGCCGGAAGTCGTTCTGTGAAAGTCACCTGGCTCCTCACCGCAGGGAACCCGTGCTGACCAGGCACCGGCTCACGGTCCCGGGCGCCTTCACTCACATCTGTGGAAGTCACCACAAGCTCCTGGAGATGTTCTGCAAGGACGACCAGACGCccgtgtgtgtgaagtgcgtCGCGAAGGACCACCGACGCCACAGCACCGTCCCCATCGAGAAGGAGAGCAAGAGGATCAAG ACTCAGATCAGGAAAACTGAGGACGAGTTTCAGCAGATGATCCAGACCAGAATCAAGAAGGTTGAGGAGATCAGGAACTCGGTGGAGATGTGCAAA ACCCAGACCGACCGGGAGATCCAGACCAGCGTCCAGGTCTTCACCATGGTGATCAGCGCCATCGAGAAGAACCAGGCTCTGCTCATCGAGGAGATcgagaagaagcaggaggcgGCCGAGGAGCGAGCGGAGGAGcttctgaaggagctggagcaggaggtggaggagctgcagaggaggcgCGGCGAGCTGCAGCTCCTGGAGAACACCGAGGATCCTTTCCACCTCCTGCAC TATTTCCCCCCCCTGAGCGCTCCACTGCCCAGCAGAGACTGGTCCGAGGTCAGAGTCCACTCCGACCTCTACATCGGGACGGTGAGGAGGGCCTTCTCCAAGCTGGTGGACACCTGCCACGACCTTGAAAAGAAGCTGTCCTCAGAAG AAATGTGCAAGATAAGTCAACATGCAG tgGACGTCACTCTGGATCCGGTGACGGCCTCGAGTTGGCTGCTTCTGTCCACCGACGGGAAAAAG GTGAGTCTCAGCACCCAGAGGAGACCCTCGCTCGCTGACGCCCCCCGCAGGTTCAGCGCCTGCGTCTCCGTCCTGGGAGAACAAAGCTTCACCTCCGGGAGACGCTACTGGGAAGTTCAG GTTGGGGATAAAACGGACTGGGACCTCGGCGTGGCCCGGGAGTCCATCAACACCAAGGGCGCCATCACGGTGCGTCCGGACAGCGGCTACTGGGCGATCTGCCGGCGCAAGGGGGGGAGCCTGAGCGCCTGCACCAGCCCCTGCATCACCCTCCAGCTCCAGGAAACCCCGCAGAAGGTGGGCATCTTCCTGGACTACGAGGAAGGGTCGGTGTCCTTCTACGACCCGGACGCAAAGACTCACATCTACACGTACAGCTGGTGCTCGTTCAGCGAGCCGCTCTATCCCTACTTCAACCCCTGTCTCCATGACAACGGGAAGAACACCGCCCCCCTGGTGATCTGCCCGGTGGACTGGATTCCCTGA
- the LOC132996262 gene encoding cerebellin-1-like, with protein MPRPVRPSPPHPTAPPAFLLLLLLLAHRGPSPVICQNDTEPIVLEGKCLVVCDSSPSAEPSGSALGMSVRSGAGRVAFSAIRNTNHEPSEMSNRTMTIYFDQILVNVGSHFDPARSIFVAPRKGVYSFSFHVVKVYNRQTIQVSLVLNGSPVISAFAGDQDVTREAATNAGLVMMERGDKVYLKLERGNLMGGWKYSTFSGFLVFPL; from the exons ATGCCCCGCCCGGTTCGACCCTCTCCACCACATCCCACCGCCCCCCCGGCCTTCCTCTTGTTACTGCTGCTCCTCGCTCACCGGGGGCCGTCACCCGTCATCTGCCAGAATGACACCGAGCCCATCGTGTTGGAGGGAAAGTGTCTGGTGGTGTGcgactcctccccctccgccGAGCCATCAGGTAGCGCCCTGGGCATGTCGGTGAGGTCGGGGGCGGGGCGGGTGGCGTTCTCCGCCATTCGCAACACCAACCACGAGCCCTCGGAGATGAGCAACCGCACCATGACCATCTACTTCGACCAG ATCTTGGTGAATGTCGGGAGCCACTTTGACCCGGCAAGGAGCATCTTTGTTGCCCCGAGAAAAGGAGTCTACAGCTTCAGCTTCCACGTGGTCAAAGTTTACAACCGGCAGACGATTCAG GTGAGTCTGGTTCTCAATGGCTCGCCGGTGATCTCGGCCTTCGCAGGTGACCAGGATGTGACCAGGGAGGCTGCCACCAACGCCGGGCTGGTGATGATGGAGCGGGGGGACAAGGTCTACCTCAAGCTGGAGAGGGGGAACCTGATGGGCGGGTGGAAGTACTCCACCTTCTCTGGCTTTCTGGTGTTCCCCTTGTAG
- the LOC132996263 gene encoding E3 ubiquitin-protein ligase TRIM39-like: MSTEAVRTVTSVAFEEQFKCCICLNIYTDPVSTPCGHNFCLHCIEGYWDTKGKSDCPLCKQTYRKRPELRINREFAEIIEFIKRSLLLRAAEEEAVESLVEPNQRRDSDKVPCDICHRKKSTSVSSCLVCQASYCEIHLTPHLSVPALQRHRLTDPATFTSSHLCRNHNQPLTMFCKKDQMPLCGKCTAGSHKYHEVVPMERESKRVKSHLRASKANVQQMIQTRLGKREEILNSVEISKKITEREIERSAQVCALLTGAIRTQEAALVQELKGRQEEAETTAKQTLHELEQEITELQARGSELQQLELTQNPLHLLQGFPSLSSPPATREWSQVLVHPDNCLGTVRRAVSALVEVCQEVADRLSAEETDKMNQYAVDVTLDPETASAWLLLSPDGKKVSLSSQKKTTLPNNPRRFDTCVCVLGKQSFTCGRSYWEVQVGDKTDWDLGVARDSINRKGSITVRPDSGYWAICRRKGRSLSACTAPSITLHPQDTPQKVGIFLDYEGGSVSFYNAETKTHIYTYSGCSFDEPLHPYFNPCVQDDGQNTTPLVVCPLETSTRAALELIIQSDV; the protein is encoded by the exons ATGTCAACGGAAGCAG TCAGGACCGTGACTTCTGTCGCCTTCGAGGAGCAGTTCAAGTGCTGCATCTGCCTGAACATCTACACCGACCCGGTCTCCACGCCGTGTGGACACAACTTCTGCCTCCACTGCATCGAAGGCTACTGGGACACCAAGGGCAAGTCCGACTGTCCGCTGTGCAAGCAGACGTACAGGAAACGCCCGGAGCTCAGGATCAACCGAGAGTTTGCAGAAATCATTGAATTCattaaaag GTCTTTGTtgctcagagcagcagaggaggaagctgtcGAGTCTCTAGTGGAACCAAACCAACGCCGTGACTCTGATAAAGTTCCTTGTGACATCTGCCACAGGAAGAAGTCCACGTCGGTCAGCTCGTGTCTCGTGTGCCAGGCGTCGTACTGCGAGATCCACCTCACGCCTCACCTGAGCGTGCCGGCGCTGCAGAGACACCGGCTGACGGATCCGGCCACGTTCACCAGCAGCCACCTCTGCAGGAACCACAACCAGCCGCTGACCATGTTCTGCAAGAAAGACCAGATGCCGCTGTGTGGGAAATGCACGGCCGGGAGCCACAAATACCACGAGGTCGTCCCcatggagagggagagcaagagGGTCAAG TCTCATCTCCGGGCTTCAAAGGCCAACGTCCAGCAGATGATCCAGACCAGGCTCGGGAAAAGGGAGGAGATCCTAAATTCAGTCGAAATTAGCAAA AagatcacagagagagagattgagcgCAGTGCTCAGGTGTGCGCCCTGCTGACCGGCGCCATCCGGACCCAGGAGGCGGCGCTGGTGCAGGAGCTGAaggggaggcaggaggaggccgAGACGACGGCCAAGCAGACGCTTCACGAGCTGGAGCAGGAAATCACCGAGCTGCAGGCGAGAGGCagcgagctgcagcagctggagctcaCTCAGAACCcgcttcacctcctgcag GGTTTCCCGTCCCTCAGCAGCCCCCCGGCCACCAGAGAGTGGTCCCAGGTCCTGGTCCACCCTGACAACTGCCTGGGGACGGTGAGGAGAGCCGTCTCCGCTCTGGTGGAGGTTTGTCAGGAAGTCGCCGACAGACTCTCAGCAGAAG AGACAGACAAGATGAATCAATACGCAG TGGATGTGACTCTGGATCCTGAGACTGCGTCGGCCTGGCTGCTCCTGTCTCCAGACGGAAAGAAG GTGAGCCTCAGCAGCCAGAAAAAGACGACGCTACCAAACAACCCTCGGCGGTTTGACACCTGCGTCTGTGTCCTGGGGAAACAGAGCTTCACGTGTGGAAGGAGCTACTGGGAGGTTCAG GTTGGAGATAAAACCGACTGGGACCTGGGCGTGGCCAGAGACTCCATTAACAGGAAGGGCAGCATCACGGTGCGTCCGGACAGCGGCTACTGGGCGATCTGCCGGCGGAAGGGGAGGAGCCTGAGCGCCTGCACCGCCCCCTCCATCACCCTCCACCCCCAGGACACCCCACAGAAGGTGGGCATCTTCCTGGACTACGAGGGGGGGTCGGTGTCCTTCTACAACGCGGAGACGAAGACTCACATCTACACGTACAGCGGCTGTTCCTTCGACGAGCCGCTACACCCCTACTTCAATCCCTGTGTTCAAGATGACGGGCAAAACACGACTCCGCTGGTGGTCTGTCCTCTGGAGACAAGCACCCGGGCGGCACTGGAACTAATCATCCAGTCAGATGTGTAA
- the LOC132996129 gene encoding receptor-interacting serine/threonine-protein kinase 3-like → MDLEGVPPPVIEDSSLTGWVSIGSGGFGEIYKARHKGWCSDVAIKLLHNDGGQTHEKRIQALQQEVQMMLLGSSEYVMQVLGVFNGRPPNSGPSAQLGLVMKYMEKGTLESLQKTFDRVLPLPLVFRLAHQVALGINFLHSLSKALLHLDLKPSNVLLDSDLNVKLTDFGLSKPSQTWAQVSKTDKVDGGGTINYMPPEAFDINYKPSRAFDIYSFGILLWSIATGEQPYPHAPPSVVMLLIPRGQRPSLDKLTVRAADQAELSGLMELMIRCWETSPTQRPSSLECTKITEKLYQTQKRGIIDAVHEVLKKLEQKEQDNLTEDLQWLRVTPAKGSLRVEAMNNRDHVLTGPPPVQEVAPGRSPNQRVKDPLASQQANVCDGDSTRSSTGDHEPKASSVQPIGESPAPPSTTRSPQASAAKNPPQPFQEVAPRGDHKPKASSVHPIGESPTPPSTTRSPQASAAKNPQRDFRYPPQPFERQFSSPTPSSTIQPTHNVYIHCSHVTGVQIGNNNTLYINKEPSERRRHPTAPSRVNPPSPHPGSRRN, encoded by the exons ATGGACCTTGAAGGAGTTCCTCCTCCAGTGATCGAGGACTCCAGCCTCACAGGCTGGGTTTCAATCGGCTCCGGGGGGTTTGGAGAAATCTACAAAGCCAGGCATAAGGGGTGGTGCTCCGACGTGGCCATTAAGCTGCTTCATAACGATGGCGG acagacacacgaAAAAAGGATCCAAGCTTTGCAGCAGGAGGTCCAAATGATGCTTCTGGGAAGCAGCGAGTATGTTATGCAGGTCCTCGGCGTCTTCAATGGTCGACCACCGAACTCTGGACCCTCAGCCCAGCTGGGTCTGGTCATGAAGTACATGGAGAAAGGAACTCTGGAATCCCTACAG AAAACTTTCGACAGAGTTCTACCGTTACCGCTGGTCTTCAGGCTGGCTCACCAGGTGGCTCTGGGGATAAACTTCCTCCACAGCCTCTCCAAAGCTCTCCTCCACCTGGACCTGAAGCCCAGCAAcgtgctgctggactcagatcTCAATGTCAAG ctcacaGATTTTGGCCTTTCTAAGCCTAGTCAGACTTGGGCTCAGGTTTCCAAGACGGATAAAGTAGATGGGGGAGGGACGATCAACTACATGCCACCGGAGGCTTTTGACATAAATTACAAACCTTCACGAGCCTTTGATATCTACAG CTTTGGTATCCTGCTGTGGTCCATCGCCACAGGGGAACAACCGTATCCAC ATGCACCCCCCAGCGTTGTGATGCTCCTGATCCCCAGGGGACAACGACCATCGCTGGACAAGCTCACCGTCCGGGCTGCAGACCAGGCAGAGCTGAGTGGACTGATGGAGCTCATGATAAGATGCTGGGAGACCAGTCCCACCCAAAGACCCTCATCCTTGG AATGTACAAAGATCACAGAGAAACTGTATCAGACGCAGAAACGTGGAATTATTGATGCCGTCCATGAAGTGCTGAAGAAACTg GAGCAGAAGGAACAAGACAACCTGACCGAGGATCTTCAGTGGCTTCGCGTCACTCCGGCCAAAG GGTCTCTCAGAGTTGAAGCGATGAACAATCGGGATCATGTGCTGACGGGACCTCCGCCCGTTCAG GAAGTGGCCCCTGGTAGGAGCCCAAATCAAAGGGTCaaag ACCCGCTGGCCTCCCAACAAGCAAACGTGTGTGATGGTGACTCGACCCGCTCGTCCACAGGCGACCATGAACCCAAAGCTTCCTCCGTTCAGCCCATCGGTGAATCTCCGGCGCCTCCTTCCACCACGAGGTCGCCTCAGGCCAGCGCAGCTAAGAATCCCCCTCAACCGTTCCAG GAAGTGGCCCCTCGGGGCGACCATAAACCCAAAGCTTCCTCTGTTCATCCCATCGGTGAATCGCCGACGCCTCCTTCCACCACGAGGTCACCTCAGGCCAGTGCAGCTAAGAATCCCCAGAGGGATTTTAGATATCCCCCTCAACCGTTCGAG CGTCAGTTTTCCAGCCCGACTCCTTCTTCTACGATACAACCGACACATAATGTCTACATCCACTGCAGCCACGTGACGGGAGTTCAGATCGGCAACAACAACACCCTGTACATCAACAAGGAGCCTTCAGAGAGGAGGCGACACCCAACAGCGCCCTCTCGTGTCAACCCCCCGTCACCGCAtccaggaagcaggaggaactAG